The [Actinobacillus] rossii genome contains a region encoding:
- the hflD gene encoding lysogenization regulator yields MANDYHQIALSLAGVCQAAKLVQQFAHNGQADIHAFETSLNSLLQTTPDSVLAVYGNASHNLKLGLESLLEQLNGENAELARYWLGLLALAGKLSKNAGAKAELARRIQYLPTQLEYHRLFDDNILDIVATMYTDIISPLGKRLLVQGKPVYLSQETIQNRIRACLLAGIRSAMLWQQIGGSKWQILFSRRKIFNAAQAIYNSL; encoded by the coding sequence ATGGCAAACGATTACCATCAGATCGCATTATCACTTGCAGGCGTATGTCAAGCAGCGAAATTAGTTCAGCAATTTGCGCATAACGGGCAAGCAGATATTCACGCATTTGAAACCTCATTGAATAGCCTGTTGCAAACTACACCAGACAGCGTGTTAGCTGTTTATGGTAATGCATCCCACAATCTAAAATTAGGTTTAGAAAGTTTATTAGAACAACTTAATGGCGAGAATGCTGAACTTGCGCGTTATTGGCTTGGTCTTCTTGCATTGGCTGGTAAATTGTCAAAAAATGCGGGCGCTAAAGCGGAGCTAGCTCGTCGCATTCAATACTTGCCAACACAGCTTGAATATCATCGTCTTTTTGATGACAATATTCTTGATATTGTGGCTACGATGTACACAGATATTATCAGCCCACTGGGTAAGCGTTTGTTAGTGCAAGGTAAGCCCGTATATCTAAGCCAAGAAACTATACAAAATCGTATTCGCGCTTGTTTGCTAGCTGGGATTCGTTCGGCGATGTTATGGCAGCAAATAGGTGGTTCAAAATGGCAAATTCTTTTCTCTCGCCGTAAGATTTTCAATGCGGCACAAGCTATCTACAATTCACTTTAA
- the rplS gene encoding 50S ribosomal protein L19 has protein sequence MSNIIKQLEDEQLKQNVPSFRPGDTLEVKVWVVEGSKKRLQAFEGVVIAIRNRGLHSAFTLRKVSNGTGVERVFQTHSPAIDSISVKRKGAVRKAKLYYLRERSGKSARIKERLGA, from the coding sequence ATGAGCAACATCATTAAACAACTTGAAGACGAACAATTAAAACAAAACGTACCTAGCTTCCGTCCTGGTGACACATTAGAAGTTAAAGTATGGGTAGTTGAAGGTTCTAAAAAACGTTTGCAAGCATTCGAAGGCGTGGTTATCGCAATTCGTAACCGCGGTTTGCACTCTGCATTTACTTTACGTAAAGTATCAAACGGTACTGGCGTTGAGCGTGTTTTCCAAACTCACTCACCAGCAATCGACAGCATTTCTGTGAAACGTAAAGGTGCAGTACGTAAAGCGAAACTTTACTACTTACGTGAGCGTTCAGGTAAATCTGCACGTATCAAAGAACGTCTTGGCGCATAA
- the rpsP gene encoding 30S ribosomal protein S16: MVTIRLTRGGAKKRPFYQIVVADSRSPRDGRFIERVGFFNPLAAGQAERLRLDLDRVNHWVGQGASLSDRVSALVKEAQKA, from the coding sequence ATGGTAACCATTCGTTTAACTCGTGGCGGAGCTAAAAAACGCCCATTCTATCAAATCGTTGTTGCAGACAGCCGTTCACCACGTGATGGTCGTTTTATCGAACGTGTTGGCTTTTTCAACCCATTAGCAGCTGGTCAAGCTGAACGTTTACGTCTCGATTTAGATCGCGTTAACCACTGGGTTGGTCAAGGTGCATCTTTATCAGATCGCGTTTCTGCATTAGTAAAAGAAGCTCAAAAAGCGTAA
- the rplA gene encoding 50S ribosomal protein L1: MAKLTKKMKAIKAGVDSTKAYEINEAIAVLKQFATAKFVESVDVAVNLGIDPRKSDQNVRGATVLPHGTGRSARVAVFTQGANAEAAKAAGADLVGMEDLAEQIKKGEMNFDVVIASPDAMRVVGQLGQILGPRGLMPNPKVGTVTPNVAEAVKNAKSGQIRYRNDKNGIIHTTIGKADFAPEQLKENLQALLAALTKAKPTTSKGIFIKKVSISTTMGAGVAVDQVSL, encoded by the coding sequence ATGGCTAAATTGACTAAAAAAATGAAAGCAATTAAAGCTGGCGTAGATTCTACTAAAGCTTACGAAATCAACGAAGCGATCGCAGTTTTAAAACAATTCGCAACAGCTAAATTCGTTGAAAGCGTAGATGTAGCGGTGAACTTAGGTATCGACCCTCGTAAATCAGACCAAAACGTACGTGGTGCAACGGTATTACCGCACGGTACAGGTCGTTCAGCACGTGTTGCTGTGTTTACACAAGGTGCAAACGCAGAAGCAGCAAAAGCAGCAGGCGCAGATTTAGTGGGTATGGAAGATCTTGCTGAACAAATCAAAAAAGGCGAAATGAACTTCGACGTAGTTATCGCATCTCCAGATGCAATGCGTGTTGTAGGTCAATTAGGTCAAATTTTAGGTCCACGTGGCTTAATGCCAAACCCGAAAGTTGGTACTGTTACTCCTAACGTAGCTGAAGCTGTTAAAAATGCAAAATCAGGTCAGATCCGTTACCGTAACGATAAAAATGGTATTATCCATACGACCATCGGTAAAGCAGATTTCGCTCCAGAACAATTAAAAGAAAACCTTCAAGCGTTGTTAGCGGCTTTAACTAAAGCTAAACCAACGACATCAAAAGGTATCTTTATCAAGAAAGTAAGCATCTCTACAACTATGGGTGCCGGTGTAGCTGTTGATCAAGTTTCACTTTAA
- the hyaD gene encoding glycosyl transferase family protein translates to MNKIPVSVTMLVKNADKYLQSVLAALTDFDEIVLLDNGSTDNTLAIAEKFENVKIHFHEFNGFGPMKNLAASFAHNDWIINIDSDEIFPAELVNEIRQLNFSDVNKVYSILRINHYRGKPIKTCGWYPDYVKRLYNRTVVNFNDKQVHESLDIPSNVELVKLQHTFNHYSFESAVGLINKMQQYTSLFAEQQKFRKRASILSAIGHGLSSFFKNYVLKRGFMSGADGFVISFANASGAYYKYVKLAEANQTLTTSLIITTYNRPDALQLVLNSVLAQRVLPDEVIIADDGSREDTKAVIETFAVRCPVPVKHAWQPDDGFRLAESRNRALAMATCDYVVIIDGDMVMHPEFIADHQKAAKKGVYVQGGRIVLPEEKTVEFLSALDCYRPLKWYEKGLEKRFEKRFSSIHCPLLANALLKKEKRHYYKNIRGCNMGFFREDALAINGFNNDFVGWGREDSEFVARFFNNGGKIATIKFAAIAYHLWHNEAPRASLPENDRLLENAMKNGVIRAENGMAEIR, encoded by the coding sequence ATGAATAAAATTCCCGTTTCTGTCACGATGCTCGTGAAAAATGCTGACAAATATCTGCAAAGCGTATTAGCAGCCTTAACAGATTTTGATGAGATTGTCCTGTTAGACAACGGTTCAACGGATAATACGTTGGCGATTGCTGAGAAATTTGAAAATGTGAAAATTCATTTTCACGAATTCAACGGTTTTGGGCCGATGAAAAATTTGGCAGCCAGTTTCGCGCATAATGATTGGATTATTAATATTGATAGTGATGAAATTTTTCCTGCGGAGCTGGTTAATGAAATTCGCCAATTGAATTTTTCTGATGTGAATAAAGTGTATTCAATTTTGCGCATCAACCATTATCGTGGTAAGCCGATTAAAACCTGCGGTTGGTATCCTGATTATGTGAAACGTTTATATAACCGTACTGTAGTGAATTTTAATGATAAACAAGTGCATGAGAGCCTAGATATTCCATCAAATGTGGAATTGGTTAAATTACAACATACTTTTAACCATTATTCCTTTGAAAGTGCGGTGGGATTAATCAATAAAATGCAACAATATACGTCGTTGTTTGCCGAGCAACAAAAATTCCGTAAGCGAGCTTCCATTCTATCAGCCATAGGTCATGGTTTGTCATCATTTTTTAAAAATTATGTCCTTAAACGGGGTTTTATGTCAGGGGCTGACGGTTTTGTGATTAGTTTTGCCAATGCGAGTGGGGCTTATTATAAATATGTCAAATTAGCGGAAGCTAATCAGACACTAACCACATCATTAATCATTACTACTTATAACCGCCCTGATGCCTTGCAGCTTGTGCTGAATTCCGTGTTGGCACAACGTGTTTTACCTGACGAAGTTATTATTGCTGATGATGGTTCAAGAGAAGATACCAAAGCGGTGATTGAGACGTTTGCGGTACGTTGTCCTGTGCCGGTGAAACACGCATGGCAGCCTGATGACGGCTTTCGTTTGGCGGAATCAAGAAATCGAGCTCTGGCAATGGCGACTTGTGATTATGTGGTGATTATTGATGGTGATATGGTGATGCATCCTGAGTTTATTGCGGACCATCAAAAAGCGGCGAAAAAAGGCGTTTATGTACAAGGTGGACGTATTGTTTTGCCTGAAGAAAAAACGGTGGAATTCTTGTCCGCACTTGATTGCTATCGCCCATTGAAATGGTATGAAAAAGGCTTGGAAAAACGCTTTGAAAAACGTTTTTCCTCCATTCATTGTCCATTGTTAGCCAATGCATTGTTGAAAAAAGAAAAGCGTCATTATTATAAAAATATCCGTGGTTGTAATATGGGCTTTTTCCGTGAAGATGCCTTGGCAATTAATGGATTTAATAATGACTTTGTGGGCTGGGGGCGTGAAGATAGTGAATTTGTCGCACGTTTCTTTAATAACGGCGGAAAAATTGCTACCATTAAATTTGCGGCAATCGCTTACCATTTATGGCATAACGAGGCTCCTCGCGCGTCATTACCTGAAAATGATCGCTTGTTGGAAAATGCAATGAAAAATGGTGTGATTCGGGCAGAAAATGGGATGGCAGAAATTCGTTAA
- the ygbN_2 gene encoding gluconate transporter, whose translation MSGVSLIISFVIAIIIMIWMISKLKVHPFLALMTISLVLALVAGIDLAKIPAMIGDGFSGTFKSIGIVIIFGAIIGTVLEKTGAALKLADMVVNFVGKKRPELAMLIMGWVVGIPVFCDSGFVVLNPIREALRRKIAANPVGMAVALSGGLYASHVFIPPTPGPIAAAGAVGVGNNLLLVILMGAVVSIPVLSAVYIFAKYIGKRVQLDESGADAVISQSYEELIQHYGKLPSGFLSLAPILMPIIFMALGSIGKIMGLGGSIGTLIQFLGNPIIALAIGVVFAVFLLASTNRMGEFNDLTNETLKIVGPILFITAAGGVLGKVITVAGFVEFIKQNAQVISMAGIFFPFLISAILKTAQGSSTVAIITTVSIMGMYTSGDSLMAVLGFTTEIAAALVVMAIAAGAMCVSHANDSYFWVVTNFGKMTPQQGYRTQTAMTFIMGIVGMITVYVLSLILL comes from the coding sequence ATGAGCGGCGTTTCATTGATTATTAGCTTTGTGATCGCCATTATCATCATGATTTGGATGATTTCAAAACTCAAAGTCCATCCTTTCCTTGCTTTAATGACCATTTCTCTTGTACTCGCTTTAGTTGCGGGTATCGATCTCGCTAAAATCCCTGCGATGATTGGTGATGGTTTTAGTGGAACATTTAAAAGCATTGGTATCGTCATTATCTTTGGTGCCATTATTGGTACGGTGTTGGAAAAAACAGGTGCGGCACTAAAATTAGCGGATATGGTGGTGAATTTTGTCGGTAAAAAACGTCCTGAACTCGCCATGTTGATCATGGGCTGGGTTGTAGGTATTCCAGTATTCTGTGATAGTGGTTTTGTGGTATTAAATCCTATTCGTGAAGCATTGCGCCGTAAAATTGCTGCCAATCCGGTTGGGATGGCAGTGGCATTGAGTGGCGGTTTGTACGCATCGCATGTATTCATTCCACCAACACCTGGCCCTATTGCCGCGGCAGGTGCAGTTGGCGTTGGCAATAATCTCTTGCTGGTCATTTTAATGGGCGCAGTAGTTTCTATTCCTGTATTAAGTGCGGTCTATATTTTTGCTAAATATATTGGAAAACGTGTGCAACTAGATGAGTCTGGTGCGGATGCGGTGATTTCACAAAGTTATGAAGAACTCATTCAACATTACGGTAAATTACCAAGCGGTTTTTTAAGTCTTGCACCAATTTTAATGCCAATTATTTTTATGGCATTAGGCTCTATCGGGAAAATCATGGGATTAGGCGGCTCGATCGGCACATTAATTCAGTTTTTAGGTAACCCAATTATTGCTTTGGCAATCGGTGTGGTCTTCGCTGTTTTCCTCTTAGCCAGTACCAATAGAATGGGCGAATTTAATGATTTAACTAATGAAACCTTAAAAATTGTTGGTCCAATCTTATTTATTACCGCAGCAGGTGGCGTGTTAGGTAAAGTCATTACTGTGGCAGGTTTTGTAGAATTCATTAAACAAAATGCCCAAGTGATTAGTATGGCGGGTATTTTCTTCCCATTCTTAATTTCTGCCATTTTGAAAACGGCACAAGGTAGCTCAACAGTGGCTATCATTACCACCGTATCAATTATGGGGATGTACACGAGTGGTGATAGTTTAATGGCTGTGCTTGGTTTCACCACCGAAATAGCAGCGGCTCTTGTGGTAATGGCGATTGCGGCAGGTGCCATGTGTGTATCTCATGCAAACGATAGTTACTTCTGGGTTGTGACTAACTTCGGCAAAATGACGCCACAACAAGGTTATCGTACACAAACCGCAATGACATTTATTATGGGTATAGTCGGTATGATTACCGTGTATGTGTTGTCATTGATATTGTTATAA
- the rraA gene encoding ribonuclease activity regulator protein RraA: MRIDTSELCDIYLDQVDVVEPIFSSFGSINTFYGKVTTVKCFENNGLIEEILGEDGTGRVLVVDGGGAVRRALIDADLAQLAADNHWEGIVVFGAVRQIADLENIDVGIQALAPIPVGADESTQGESDVPVNFGGVTFFPEDYIYADLTGIILSQEPLELDTLNDE, translated from the coding sequence ATGCGTATTGATACTTCTGAACTCTGTGATATTTATCTCGACCAAGTGGATGTCGTAGAACCGATTTTCTCTAGCTTTGGTAGTATAAACACATTCTATGGTAAAGTGACGACCGTGAAATGTTTTGAGAACAACGGTTTGATTGAAGAAATACTGGGTGAAGATGGCACTGGTCGCGTACTGGTTGTTGACGGTGGTGGTGCGGTACGCCGTGCATTAATTGATGCAGATTTAGCACAACTCGCCGCTGACAATCATTGGGAAGGTATCGTTGTTTTTGGTGCAGTTCGCCAAATTGCGGATTTAGAAAATATTGATGTGGGTATCCAAGCTCTCGCTCCAATTCCTGTTGGCGCCGATGAATCAACCCAAGGTGAAAGTGACGTTCCCGTGAATTTCGGTGGAGTCACCTTCTTCCCTGAAGACTACATTTATGCGGATTTGACAGGGATTATTCTTTCGCAAGAACCATTAGAACTTGATACATTAAATGATGAATAA
- the nusG gene encoding transcription antitermination protein NusG, protein MTETTTPKKRWYVLQAFSGFEGRVAATLREYIKLNQMEDQFGEVLVPTEEVVENVAGKRRKSERKFFPGYVLVQMEMNDYTWQLVRSVPRVMGFIGGTPDKPLPISQREADIILNRVEENAEKPRHRNEYQPGEEVRVTEGPFADFNGTVEEVDYEKGRLKVSVSIFGRATPVELEFGQVEKTNG, encoded by the coding sequence ATGACAGAAACAACAACTCCAAAAAAACGTTGGTATGTATTGCAAGCCTTCTCGGGTTTTGAGGGGCGTGTGGCTGCAACTTTACGTGAATACATCAAATTAAACCAAATGGAAGATCAATTTGGTGAAGTGCTTGTACCTACTGAAGAAGTTGTCGAAAATGTTGCGGGTAAACGCCGTAAAAGCGAACGTAAATTCTTCCCGGGCTATGTATTAGTTCAAATGGAAATGAATGACTACACCTGGCAATTAGTACGTAGTGTGCCACGAGTAATGGGTTTTATCGGTGGAACACCGGATAAACCATTACCAATTAGTCAGCGTGAAGCAGATATTATTTTAAATCGTGTTGAAGAAAATGCGGAAAAACCACGTCATCGTAATGAATATCAACCTGGTGAAGAAGTCCGTGTTACTGAAGGTCCATTTGCTGACTTTAACGGCACAGTAGAAGAAGTCGATTACGAAAAAGGTCGTCTTAAAGTCTCCGTTTCTATTTTCGGTCGTGCAACACCTGTTGAGCTTGAATTTGGCCAAGTAGAAAAAACGAATGGTTAA
- the menA gene encoding 1,4-dihydroxy-2-naphthoate octaprenyltransferase, translating into MANPTLKTWFETARPKTLPLAVAIILTGSALAQWRGQFHLGITLLCLLTATLLQIVSNFANDYGDHQKGSDTTERIGPLRGIQQGNLTATQLRHGLIAVILASFISGASLIALAYESVNDLIVFAGLGLLAIVAAITYTVGKKAYGYLGLGDVSVFLFFGLLAVCGTYYLQAHSLSADIFLPASACGFLSTAVLNINNLRDIEQDKKAGKNTLIVRIGAENGRKYHCVLLASAVICYAIFAIQHKPLLLAIIALIALLLAKHARFVYINKDPMALRPMLGKMSMLALFSTLLFSLGLLILP; encoded by the coding sequence ATGGCAAATCCAACATTAAAAACCTGGTTCGAAACGGCTCGACCAAAAACCTTACCCCTTGCCGTCGCAATTATTTTAACCGGTTCAGCCCTTGCTCAATGGCGCGGTCAATTCCATTTAGGCATTACGCTGCTGTGTTTGCTCACAGCAACTTTGCTACAAATTGTGTCTAACTTTGCCAATGATTATGGCGATCACCAAAAAGGTTCTGATACCACAGAACGTATCGGACCCTTGCGTGGTATTCAACAAGGCAATCTTACTGCCACCCAACTCCGTCATGGTCTTATTGCCGTTATCCTAGCCAGTTTTATTTCTGGTGCATCACTCATTGCATTGGCTTACGAAAGCGTCAATGATTTGATCGTTTTTGCAGGACTTGGTTTACTCGCTATAGTGGCGGCAATTACTTATACCGTAGGTAAAAAAGCTTATGGCTATTTAGGGCTAGGCGATGTTTCTGTTTTTCTCTTTTTCGGCTTATTAGCCGTATGTGGTACGTATTATTTACAAGCTCATAGCCTGAGTGCCGATATTTTTCTGCCAGCGTCAGCTTGTGGTTTTCTTTCCACCGCAGTTTTAAATATCAATAACCTACGGGATATTGAGCAAGATAAAAAAGCGGGGAAAAACACTTTAATTGTACGTATTGGTGCTGAAAACGGACGCAAATATCATTGTGTTTTATTAGCAAGTGCGGTGATTTGTTATGCCATTTTTGCAATACAACACAAACCTTTATTGCTAGCTATCATTGCCCTGATTGCCCTATTACTGGCAAAACATGCACGTTTTGTTTACATCAATAAAGATCCTATGGCGTTGCGCCCAATGTTAGGAAAAATGTCTATGTTAGCGTTATTTAGCACCCTTCTATTTAGTTTAGGCTTGCTAATCCTGCCGTAA
- the rimM gene encoding 16S rRNA-processing protein RimM yields the protein MEQQRIEVVGKLGSTYGIRGWLRVYSSTEYEESIFDYQPWFLKIKDQWQPTEIESWKHHNHELIVKLKNVNERETAQTLANVEIGVDLSVFPELEDGDFYWHDLIGCQVVNLQGYQMGTVREMMETGSNDVLVVRANAKDAFGKQERLIPFLYEQVVKRVDLTTKTIEVDWDAGF from the coding sequence ATGGAACAACAACGCATTGAAGTAGTCGGCAAATTAGGCTCAACTTACGGTATTCGTGGGTGGTTGCGTGTTTATTCATCAACAGAATATGAAGAAAGCATTTTTGATTATCAGCCTTGGTTTTTGAAAATTAAAGATCAATGGCAACCTACTGAGATTGAGAGCTGGAAACATCATAATCACGAGTTGATCGTGAAATTGAAAAATGTAAACGAACGCGAAACTGCGCAAACCCTAGCTAATGTTGAAATTGGTGTAGATTTGTCAGTTTTCCCTGAATTGGAAGATGGCGATTTCTATTGGCATGATTTAATCGGTTGCCAAGTCGTGAATTTGCAAGGTTACCAAATGGGAACGGTACGTGAAATGATGGAAACCGGTTCAAATGATGTCTTAGTTGTGCGTGCTAACGCGAAAGATGCTTTCGGTAAACAAGAGCGTTTAATTCCGTTCTTGTATGAACAAGTAGTTAAAAGAGTCGATCTCACCACAAAGACGATTGAAGTGGATTGGGACGCTGGTTTCTAA
- the trmD gene encoding tRNA (guanine-N(1)-)-methyltransferase, which produces MKLGIVTLFPEMFKAITEFGVTGRAVKQHLLDVRCYNPRDYTHDKHKTVDDRPYGGGPGMLMMVQPLRDAILHAKAELGDEAKVIYLSPQGRKLEQSGVKELSLNEKMILVCGRYEGIDERLIQTEIDEEWSIGDYVLTGGELPAMTLIDAVARFIPRVLGKQASAEEDSFADGLLDCPHYTRPEVLDGLTVPPVLMSGNHEEIRKWRLKQSLERTWLRRPELLEELALTDEQKKLLKEIKSANS; this is translated from the coding sequence ATGAAGTTAGGGATCGTCACCCTGTTTCCCGAAATGTTTAAAGCAATCACCGAATTTGGGGTAACAGGACGAGCTGTAAAACAACATCTCTTGGATGTGCGTTGCTATAATCCTCGTGATTATACGCATGATAAGCACAAAACTGTGGATGACCGCCCTTATGGTGGTGGACCAGGTATGTTAATGATGGTGCAACCATTGCGTGATGCCATTTTACATGCTAAAGCAGAGCTAGGAGATGAGGCAAAGGTGATTTATCTTTCGCCACAAGGACGTAAACTTGAGCAATCTGGTGTAAAAGAACTTTCACTAAATGAAAAAATGATTTTAGTGTGTGGTCGTTACGAAGGGATTGACGAACGATTGATTCAAACTGAAATTGATGAAGAATGGTCAATCGGTGATTACGTTTTGACAGGTGGGGAATTACCCGCTATGACGTTAATTGACGCTGTAGCAAGATTTATACCTAGGGTATTAGGCAAACAGGCATCAGCAGAAGAAGACTCCTTTGCTGACGGTTTATTAGATTGCCCACATTATACCCGCCCTGAAGTGTTAGACGGTTTGACTGTACCACCGGTGCTGATGTCAGGCAACCATGAAGAAATTCGTAAATGGCGATTAAAACAATCTCTTGAGCGAACATGGTTACGACGCCCTGAGCTACTGGAAGAACTAGCTCTGACTGACGAACAAAAGAAACTGTTAAAAGAAATTAAATCCGCTAACAGTTAA
- the yggG gene encoding peptidase M48 Ste24p codes for MKTTQKLTALCATAFLAACMSSAQVNQQADNSYASVVKQAQDKNLIDNTSTTAKRIQTVFRTMTPYADRENKTGEKFNWRMTVVKSNELNAWAMAGGKMMFYTGLVDKLKLTDDEIAVVMGHEMAHALQEHSKSSQNLGMATTILGGIADAAASVALGADTGGLISNTMTIGVDMPYSRGNETEADEVGLILMAKSGYNPQAAPNLWKKMQAASGSGGGGLLSTHPSDEDRQANLQRLLPEAMKYYQARK; via the coding sequence ATGAAAACAACCCAAAAACTTACTGCACTTTGTGCTACAGCGTTTCTTGCTGCTTGTATGTCGAGTGCACAAGTCAACCAACAAGCGGATAACAGTTACGCATCTGTAGTGAAACAAGCTCAAGATAAAAATCTTATTGATAATACATCAACAACAGCGAAACGAATCCAAACAGTATTTCGTACAATGACACCTTATGCCGATCGTGAAAATAAAACAGGCGAGAAATTTAACTGGCGCATGACCGTTGTTAAAAGTAACGAACTTAACGCTTGGGCTATGGCTGGCGGAAAGATGATGTTCTATACGGGTCTTGTCGATAAACTTAAATTAACAGATGATGAAATTGCTGTAGTGATGGGCCATGAAATGGCGCATGCCCTACAAGAACACAGCAAATCTTCGCAAAACCTAGGTATGGCGACGACCATTTTAGGTGGTATTGCTGACGCTGCCGCGTCTGTTGCACTCGGTGCAGATACCGGGGGATTAATCAGTAACACGATGACCATTGGTGTTGATATGCCGTATAGTCGTGGAAATGAAACCGAAGCCGATGAAGTAGGCTTAATTCTGATGGCTAAATCAGGCTATAACCCACAGGCTGCCCCTAATCTGTGGAAAAAAATGCAAGCAGCTTCAGGTTCTGGCGGTGGTGGTCTTCTCTCAACCCACCCAAGTGATGAAGACCGTCAAGCAAACTTACAACGCTTACTTCCTGAAGCAATGAAATATTATCAAGCAAGAAAATAA
- the rplK gene encoding 50S ribosomal protein L11 translates to MAKKVQAYVKLQVAAGMANPSPPVGPALGQQGVNIMEFCKAFNARTESMEKGLPIPVVITVYADKSFTFVTKTPPAAVLLKKAVGIKSGSGKPNKDKVGTVTQAQLRQIAETKAADMTGATIETKMKSIAGTARSMGLIVEE, encoded by the coding sequence ATGGCAAAAAAAGTCCAAGCATACGTTAAGTTGCAAGTTGCAGCTGGTATGGCTAACCCATCACCACCAGTTGGTCCAGCATTAGGTCAACAAGGTGTGAACATTATGGAATTCTGTAAAGCATTCAATGCTCGTACTGAGAGCATGGAAAAAGGTTTGCCAATTCCAGTCGTTATCACAGTATATGCTGATAAATCATTTACTTTCGTTACTAAAACTCCACCAGCAGCTGTATTATTGAAAAAAGCTGTGGGTATCAAATCTGGTTCAGGTAAACCGAACAAAGATAAAGTAGGTACAGTAACTCAAGCGCAATTACGTCAAATCGCTGAAACTAAAGCTGCTGATATGACTGGTGCGACAATCGAAACTAAAATGAAATCAATCGCTGGTACAGCTCGTTCAATGGGCTTAATCGTAGAGGAATAA
- a CDS encoding putative methyltransferase, YaeB/AF_0241 family produces MSDLTLTPVAIIHTPYKEKFSVPRQPNLVQDGVGVVELLPPYNLPETVRGLEQFSHIWLIFQFDKIPTGKWQPTVRPPRLGGNQRIGVFASRATHRPNPLGLSKVELKRIECRNGKVLLHLGSVDLVDGTSIFDIKPYIAYADNEANAQSGFAQEKPQTNLKVIFSDLAQSAVQKQEKNRPHFQRFITEVLQQDPRPAYQQRQTDGRIYGVNLYEFNVRFQFIDAQTIVVIEIETV; encoded by the coding sequence ATGTCTGATCTGACTTTAACGCCCGTGGCGATTATTCATACGCCCTATAAGGAAAAATTTTCTGTGCCGCGTCAACCTAATTTAGTACAAGACGGAGTTGGCGTGGTAGAGTTATTACCACCTTATAACTTACCTGAAACGGTACGTGGTTTAGAACAATTTTCCCATATTTGGTTGATTTTCCAGTTTGATAAAATCCCCACTGGAAAATGGCAACCCACGGTGCGCCCGCCACGTTTAGGGGGGAATCAGCGAATTGGCGTGTTTGCATCACGTGCCACTCACCGTCCTAATCCTTTGGGATTATCCAAAGTTGAGTTGAAACGAATAGAGTGTAGGAATGGCAAAGTGTTGTTGCATTTAGGTTCGGTTGATTTGGTGGACGGTACGTCAATTTTTGATATTAAACCCTACATTGCTTATGCAGATAACGAAGCCAATGCACAATCAGGCTTTGCACAAGAAAAGCCACAAACAAACTTGAAAGTGATTTTTTCCGATTTAGCGCAAAGTGCGGTGCAAAAACAGGAAAAAAATCGACCGCACTTTCAACGGTTTATTACGGAAGTACTACAACAAGATCCACGCCCAGCTTATCAACAAAGGCAAACCGACGGGCGAATTTATGGCGTGAATTTATATGAATTTAATGTTCGATTCCAATTTATTGATGCTCAAACAATAGTCGTGATTGAGATTGAAACAGTTTAA